From Equus przewalskii isolate Varuska chromosome 7, EquPr2, whole genome shotgun sequence, one genomic window encodes:
- the RPLP0 gene encoding large ribosomal subunit protein uL10, with translation MPREDRATWKSNYFLKIIQLLDDYPKCFIVGADNVGSKQMQQIRMSLRGKAVVLMGKNTMMRKAIRGHLENNPALEKLLPHIRGNVGFVFTKEDLTEIRDMLLANKVPAAARAGAIAPCEVTVPAQNTGLGPEKTSFFQALGITTKISRGTIEILSDVQLIKTGDKVGASEATLLNMLNISPFSFGLIIQQVFDNGSIYNPEVLDITEETLHSRFLEGVRNVASVCLQIGYPTVASVPHSIINGYKRVLALSVETDYTFPLAEKVKAFLADPSAFVAAAPVAAATTAAPAAAAAPAKVEAKEESEESDEDMGFGLFD, from the exons ATGCCCAGGGAAGACAGGGCGACCTGGAAGTCCAACTACTTCCTTAAGATCATC CAACTTTTGGATGATTACCCAAAATGCTTCATTGTGGGAGCAGACAATGTGGGCTCCAAGCAGATGCAGCAGATCCGCATGTCCCTCCGCGGGAAGGCTGTGGTGCTGATGGGCAAGAACACCATGATGCGCAAGGCTATCCGAGGGCATCTGGAAAACAACCCGGCTCTGGAGAA ACTGTTGCCTCATATCCGGGGCAATGTGGGCTTTGTGTTTACCAAGGAGGACCTCACTGAGATCAGGGACATGCTGCTGGCCAATAAG GTGCCAGCTGCTGCCCGTGCTGGTGCCATTGCCCCTTGTGAAGTCACTGTGCCAGCCCAGAACACTGGTCTGGGGCCCGAGAAGACCTCCTTCTTCCAGGCTTTAGGCATCACTACTAAAATCTCCAGAGGCACCATTGAAATTCTG AGTGACGTGCAGCTGATTAAGACTGGAGACAAAGTGGGAGCCAGCGAAGCCACACTGCTGAACATGCTGAACATCTCCCCCTTCTCCTTTGGGCTGATCATCCAGCAGGTCTTTGACAATGGCAGCATCTACAACCCGGAAGTGCTTGACATCACAGAGGAAACTCTGCATTCTCGCTTCCTGGAG GGTGTCCGCAATGTTGCCAGTGTGTGTCTGCAGATTGGTTACCCCACTGTTGCATCAGTACCCCATTCTATCATCAATGGGTACAAGCGGGTCCTGGCTTTGTCTGTGGAGACTGATTACACCTTCCCACTTGCTGAAAAG GTCAAGGCCTTCTTGGCTGATCCATCTGCATTTGTGGCTGCTGCCCCCGTGGCCgctgccaccactgctgctcctgctgctgccgcagcCCCAGCCAAGGTTGAAGCAAAGGAAGAGTCGGAGGAGTCGGACGAGGATATGGGATTTGGTCTCTTTGACTAA